Proteins encoded within one genomic window of Empedobacter falsenii:
- a CDS encoding PNGase F N-terminal domain-containing protein — translation MKLKSILLIIFCIQAIFLDAQETYKITYERFSNGKKVEENNPIQVIANTKETVIGKQQSFSNSSNYPDEMFYYTKTNPSIISLITQFAPTNSIITNDSVAFNKSVFTISKETKRILGLRCKKATTNINSNTIDVWFVDNMELNASPTMVGMNLGFVLELTRNNNSTIRASKIEREKDLIPSQFIQKELHQNRVDLLTYKDIIWKSKFVDIPLLSHQQVNFSKDFSSNDSIYRFANGTVVVRKIKIPQIKEGSQVFLNVSQQSNGDAYDRTGSVFLIPRDSKITFMDGLQKGINELPIYTSANNKKYQGYFLTENYSPTIELMRFFTPFGINKFNHIQLKNQTWETEAKYRQEITEFQGLLSDQEVLIGFFIGNYDQGGHIISANISVHPSGSTTMPIKKALPIFNTANVMEMAGQEYSTLFENPNGFTVEFTLKEDYNNAKLRFTTTGHGGWENGDEFVPKENSIFLDGQKVFNIVPWRQDCGSYRAYNPASGNFDNGLSSSDYSRSNWCPGTITNPYFIDLGNLKAGKHSIQVKIPQGKPEGNSFSYWNVSGVLLGE, via the coding sequence ATGAAATTGAAATCAATTCTACTTATCATTTTTTGTATTCAGGCTATTTTTCTTGATGCACAAGAAACCTATAAAATTACGTATGAACGCTTTTCGAATGGAAAGAAAGTCGAAGAAAATAACCCCATACAAGTTATTGCGAATACAAAAGAAACCGTTATTGGAAAGCAACAAAGTTTTAGTAATTCTTCAAATTATCCTGATGAAATGTTTTATTATACCAAAACAAATCCATCAATTATTTCCTTGATTACACAATTTGCCCCGACTAATTCTATTATTACAAATGATTCTGTCGCGTTTAATAAATCTGTTTTCACGATTTCTAAAGAAACAAAACGAATTTTAGGTTTACGTTGTAAAAAAGCAACAACAAATATTAATTCGAATACAATAGACGTTTGGTTTGTTGACAATATGGAATTGAATGCCTCTCCAACAATGGTTGGAATGAATTTAGGTTTTGTGTTAGAACTTACACGAAATAATAATTCAACGATTCGAGCTTCGAAAATAGAACGCGAAAAAGATTTGATTCCAAGTCAATTTATCCAAAAAGAATTGCATCAAAATAGAGTTGATTTGTTGACATATAAAGACATTATTTGGAAAAGTAAATTCGTTGATATTCCACTTTTATCACATCAACAAGTTAATTTTAGTAAAGATTTTTCTTCAAATGATTCAATTTATCGTTTTGCAAATGGAACTGTTGTAGTTCGAAAAATTAAAATTCCTCAAATTAAAGAAGGAAGCCAAGTTTTCTTAAATGTTTCGCAACAATCAAATGGTGATGCTTACGACAGAACAGGTTCTGTATTTTTGATCCCGCGTGATTCTAAAATTACATTTATGGATGGTTTGCAAAAAGGAATCAATGAATTACCAATTTATACATCAGCAAATAACAAGAAATATCAAGGTTATTTTTTGACAGAAAATTATTCGCCAACGATAGAATTAATGCGCTTTTTCACACCTTTTGGAATTAATAAATTCAATCATATTCAATTAAAAAATCAAACTTGGGAAACCGAAGCAAAATATCGTCAAGAAATCACAGAATTTCAAGGTTTATTATCTGATCAAGAAGTTTTGATTGGTTTCTTCATTGGAAATTATGATCAAGGCGGACATATTATTTCTGCCAATATTTCTGTTCATCCATCAGGTTCTACAACAATGCCAATTAAAAAGGCTTTACCAATTTTCAATACTGCAAATGTGATGGAAATGGCTGGACAAGAATACTCTACTTTGTTCGAAAATCCGAATGGTTTTACAGTAGAATTCACGTTGAAAGAAGATTACAATAATGCTAAATTACGTTTTACAACAACTGGACATGGCGGTTGGGAAAATGGTGATGAATTTGTTCCGAAAGAAAATAGTATTTTTCTTGATGGACAAAAAGTATTTAATATAGTTCCTTGGAGACAAGATTGTGGTTCTTATCGCGCTTACAATCCAGCTTCTGGTAATTTTGACAATGGTTTATCATCATCTGATTATAGTCGTTCTAATTGGTGTCCAGGAACAATTACAAATCCTTATTTTATAGATTTGGGCAATTTAAAAGCCGGAAAACATAGTATACAAGTAAAAATTCCGCAAGGAAAACCTGAAGGAAATAGTTTCAGTTATTGGAATGTTTCTGGTGTTCTTTTAGGAGAATAA
- a CDS encoding DUF808 family protein has translation MASGIFAILDDIAALMDDVAVTSKVAASKTAGILGDDLAVNAEKATGFLSSREIPVLWAITKGSFINKLIIVPIVLTLNHYMPEVIKYVLILGGFYLAFEGVEKIIEFIFHRPKKGSEVIHEDKVEDKKQVSEKSKVKSAIITDFILSIEIVIIALSTVLEQPMLTQVFTVSFIAILATIGVYGIVTLIVRMDDAGFKLIKASHDKGAVSKLGHFLVDALPYVIKILGFVGTVALLLVSGGIFVHNIDYIHHHLPTAIPMMISEALIALVAGLLVVVLVTIVKKIIDLAKG, from the coding sequence ATGGCTTCAGGAATATTTGCAATTTTAGATGATATTGCAGCATTGATGGATGATGTAGCGGTTACAAGTAAAGTGGCAGCGAGTAAAACAGCAGGAATTTTAGGAGATGATTTGGCTGTAAATGCTGAGAAAGCGACGGGATTTTTGTCTTCGCGTGAAATACCTGTTTTATGGGCAATTACAAAAGGTTCTTTTATCAATAAATTAATTATTGTTCCAATTGTTTTGACACTAAATCATTATATGCCAGAAGTGATAAAATATGTTTTGATTTTGGGAGGTTTTTATTTAGCTTTTGAAGGTGTAGAGAAGATAATCGAGTTTATTTTTCACCGTCCAAAAAAAGGTTCAGAAGTTATTCATGAAGATAAAGTAGAAGATAAGAAACAAGTTTCGGAAAAATCAAAAGTGAAATCTGCTATTATAACGGACTTTATCCTTTCGATAGAAATTGTGATTATTGCATTGAGTACAGTTTTGGAACAACCAATGTTGACACAAGTTTTTACAGTTTCGTTTATTGCAATTTTAGCAACTATTGGCGTTTACGGGATTGTAACTTTAATTGTTCGTATGGATGATGCAGGTTTTAAACTGATAAAAGCATCACATGACAAAGGAGCTGTTTCTAAATTAGGACACTTTTTAGTTGATGCATTGCCTTATGTGATTAAAATTTTAGGATTTGTAGGGACTGTTGCGCTTTTATTGGTTTCAGGCGGAATATTTGTTCACAACATCGATTATATTCATCATCATTTACCTACAGCAATTCCAATGATGATTAGCGAAGCTTTGATTGCATTAGTTGCAGGATTATTGGTTGTGGTACTTGTCACAATAGTTAAGAAAATAATAGATTTAGCTAAAGGTTAG
- a CDS encoding Crp/Fnr family transcriptional regulator: MENSFDQLKKHMQIFTSISEEEFHDSVQYFEEFSVKKKEMIKRAGTISTYNYFIVSGCIRLFFINQKGVEQTIDFAIENWWLTDLFSYINQQNSEFYIQAVENSIIIKMSKTNEKILCQKHPIFNSYFKQIYQKANAADQMRSKYLKEFSKEEFYLHFKKNFPEFLQRVPQYLLASYLGFTPEYLSEIRKKEFS, from the coding sequence ATGGAAAATTCTTTCGATCAGTTAAAAAAACATATGCAAATTTTCACTTCAATTTCTGAAGAAGAATTTCATGATTCAGTCCAATATTTTGAAGAGTTTTCGGTGAAGAAAAAAGAAATGATTAAAAGAGCAGGAACAATTAGTACATATAATTATTTTATTGTTTCTGGATGTATTCGATTATTTTTCATCAATCAAAAAGGTGTAGAACAAACCATTGATTTTGCTATCGAAAATTGGTGGTTGACAGATTTGTTTTCTTATATCAATCAGCAAAATTCTGAGTTTTATATTCAAGCTGTAGAAAATTCTATCATTATAAAAATGAGTAAGACAAACGAAAAAATTTTATGCCAAAAACACCCTATTTTCAATTCATATTTCAAACAAATTTATCAAAAAGCAAATGCTGCTGATCAAATGCGTTCCAAATATTTGAAAGAGTTTTCGAAAGAGGAGTTTTATCTTCATTTCAAGAAAAATTTTCCTGAGTTTTTACAACGTGTTCCGCAATATTTATTGGCTTCTTATTTAGGTTTCACACCCGAATATTTAAGCGAAATCCGAAAGAAAGAGTTTTCTTAA
- a CDS encoding AAA family ATPase, giving the protein MNIYDLIVDDKEEISLNDVFLDDQNLAQVKQLIKEHRYIEELSKYNLPVNNKILLHGFSGCGKTTTAKAIANEIGKPILILNLSNIVSSRIGETSQNIRMLFDKAAREKAILFLDEFDQIGKARGNDDKDVGEMRRLVNTVIQLIDYLPQNSLLIAATNHPHIIDVALLRRFQLKIDFKMPTSEMLDVYYDKLLNDLPKDIQSLKRQYNVSFAEAKDYALTNAKALLIEKLERQVNS; this is encoded by the coding sequence ATGAATATTTACGATTTAATTGTTGACGATAAGGAAGAAATTTCTTTGAATGATGTTTTTTTAGATGATCAAAATCTTGCGCAAGTAAAACAACTTATCAAAGAACATCGATATATAGAGGAATTGAGCAAATATAATTTACCTGTCAATAATAAAATTTTGTTACATGGATTTTCGGGTTGTGGAAAAACAACAACTGCAAAAGCAATTGCAAATGAAATCGGAAAACCTATATTGATTCTGAATTTAAGTAATATTGTTTCGTCAAGAATCGGTGAAACTTCACAAAATATTCGAATGCTTTTTGATAAAGCTGCTCGTGAAAAAGCAATTCTATTTTTGGATGAGTTTGATCAAATCGGAAAAGCGCGTGGAAATGATGACAAAGATGTTGGCGAAATGCGTCGTTTGGTGAACACGGTAATTCAATTAATTGATTATTTACCACAAAACTCATTATTGATTGCTGCAACAAATCATCCACATATTATTGATGTCGCATTGTTGAGAAGGTTTCAGTTAAAAATTGATTTCAAAATGCCAACTTCCGAAATGTTAGATGTTTATTATGATAAACTTTTAAACGATTTACCAAAAGATATTCAATCGCTTAAACGACAATATAACGTTTCATTTGCCGAAGCAAAAGATTATGCTCTTACAAACGCAAAAGCATTATTGATTGAAAAATTAGAACGTCAAGTAAATTCTTAA
- the lat gene encoding L-lysine 6-transaminase has protein sequence MSTVHERLAKHILADGYPIVMDMDKSHGSYVVDENGVEYLDLFSMFASTAIGYNHPHLMAKIDFLGRNAVNKPAMSDIYTKDYADLIDTFERVAMPKELQYLFFISGGTLAVENALKTAFDWKTRLNFLKGIEKEASDVIHFKQAFHGRSGYTLSLTNTKDPRKYEYFPKFDWPRIENPKRIYPVTEDNLCKVVEAEKRAIEQIENALETRKNKVACIIIEPIQGEGGDNYFRKEFFQKLREICDREEILLIFDEVQTGMGMTGKMWAFQHYDVIPDVISFGKKTQVCGILANKEKLDQIPNNVFKESSRINSTFGGNYIDMLRFKLILEVIEQEKLVENAAEKGKYILSKLNEIAKETKKIHSVRGLGLFIAFDFSSDLDRSEFIKTCFENHMIILPCGENSVRMRPHLNISEEDTNKAIEIIKLALK, from the coding sequence ATGAGTACAGTACACGAAAGATTAGCAAAACATATATTGGCAGATGGATATCCGATTGTAATGGATATGGATAAGTCGCATGGTTCCTATGTTGTAGACGAAAATGGTGTTGAATATTTGGATTTATTTTCAATGTTTGCTTCGACGGCGATTGGTTATAATCATCCACATTTGATGGCGAAAATTGATTTTTTAGGTCGAAATGCAGTTAATAAACCTGCGATGTCAGACATTTATACAAAAGATTATGCAGATTTAATTGATACATTTGAGCGTGTTGCGATGCCGAAAGAATTGCAATATTTATTCTTTATTTCTGGAGGAACATTAGCAGTAGAAAATGCATTGAAAACGGCTTTTGATTGGAAAACAAGATTAAATTTTTTGAAAGGAATTGAAAAAGAAGCAAGTGATGTCATTCATTTTAAGCAAGCGTTTCATGGGCGTTCTGGTTATACATTATCGCTGACGAATACGAAAGATCCTCGTAAATACGAATATTTTCCAAAATTTGATTGGCCAAGAATTGAAAATCCAAAACGAATTTATCCTGTTACAGAAGATAATTTATGCAAGGTTGTTGAGGCTGAAAAACGAGCGATTGAACAAATTGAAAATGCTTTAGAAACACGCAAAAATAAAGTTGCTTGTATTATTATTGAGCCGATTCAAGGTGAAGGAGGAGATAATTATTTTCGAAAAGAATTCTTTCAGAAATTGAGAGAAATTTGTGATCGAGAAGAGATTTTATTGATTTTTGATGAGGTACAAACAGGAATGGGAATGACTGGTAAAATGTGGGCTTTTCAGCATTATGATGTGATTCCTGATGTGATTTCGTTTGGAAAGAAAACACAAGTTTGTGGAATTTTAGCGAATAAAGAAAAGTTAGATCAAATTCCGAATAATGTTTTCAAGGAATCAAGCCGAATCAATTCAACTTTTGGTGGGAATTATATCGATATGTTGCGCTTCAAATTAATTTTAGAAGTAATTGAACAAGAAAAATTAGTAGAAAATGCGGCAGAAAAAGGAAAATATATTTTATCAAAATTGAATGAAATCGCAAAAGAAACGAAGAAAATTCATTCGGTTCGTGGATTAGGGTTGTTCATTGCGTTTGATTTTTCATCAGATTTGGATCGTTCAGAGTTCATCAAAACATGTTTCGAAAATCACATGATTATTCTTCCTTGTGGTGAAAACTCTGTGCGAATGCGCCCTCATCTCAATATTTCTGAAGAAGATACCAATAAAGCAATAGAAATTATTAAATTAGCGTTAAAATAA
- the amaB gene encoding L-piperidine-6-carboxylate dehydrogenase, with protein sequence MIENELKELGISSENLGTSTGNTWFGKGEELSSYSPVDGKLIGKVKSSTKDDYEEVIKKAQVAFKEWRMIPAPKRGEIVRQFGDKLREKKASLGKLVSYEMGKSYQEGLGEVQEMIDICDFSVGLSRQLYGSTIHSERPLHRMYDQYHPLGIVGVISAFNFPVAVWSWNTCLAMVCGDVVVWKPSEKTPLCAVACQHILAEVLKANNVLEGVSSLVMGDKAIGELIAQDARVALVSATGSTRMGIEVNKVVAARLGKTILELGGNNAIIVTPDADLKIMLTSAVFGAVGTAGQRCTTTRRLIVHESIYDKVKESLVNAYKQIKIGNPLDTANHVGPLIDKHAVEMYSNALDKINQEGGSIIVEGGVLEGNGFESGCYVKPVIAEVENHYKIVQHETFAPILYLIKYSGDVLNAIEIQNNVAQGLSSSIMTNNLREAELFLSQQGSDCGIANVNIGTSGAEIGGAFGGEKETGGGRESGSDAWKAYMRRQTNTINYSTEVPLAQGIKFDF encoded by the coding sequence ATGATAGAAAACGAATTAAAAGAATTAGGTATTTCTTCCGAAAATCTCGGAACATCGACAGGAAATACTTGGTTTGGAAAAGGTGAAGAACTTTCTTCTTACTCGCCAGTAGACGGAAAATTGATTGGAAAAGTAAAATCATCAACCAAAGATGATTATGAAGAAGTGATAAAAAAAGCACAAGTTGCTTTCAAAGAATGGCGAATGATTCCTGCTCCGAAACGAGGAGAGATTGTGCGTCAATTTGGAGATAAACTTCGTGAGAAAAAGGCTTCCTTGGGAAAATTGGTTTCATATGAAATGGGAAAATCCTATCAAGAAGGTTTGGGTGAAGTACAAGAAATGATTGACATTTGTGATTTTTCGGTTGGATTATCGCGTCAATTATATGGTTCGACAATTCATTCGGAAAGACCTTTGCATCGCATGTACGATCAATATCATCCGCTTGGAATTGTAGGCGTGATTTCTGCGTTCAATTTTCCTGTTGCGGTTTGGTCTTGGAATACATGTTTAGCGATGGTTTGCGGTGATGTTGTAGTTTGGAAACCAAGTGAAAAAACACCTTTGTGTGCGGTTGCGTGTCAACATATTTTAGCAGAAGTTTTAAAAGCAAATAATGTTTTAGAAGGCGTTTCTTCTTTGGTAATGGGAGATAAAGCAATCGGAGAATTAATTGCGCAAGATGCTCGTGTGGCTTTGGTTTCTGCAACAGGTTCTACGCGAATGGGAATCGAAGTGAATAAAGTTGTTGCAGCACGTTTGGGTAAAACAATTTTAGAATTAGGCGGAAATAATGCGATTATTGTTACGCCGGATGCTGATCTAAAAATTATGTTAACTTCAGCTGTTTTTGGTGCGGTTGGTACTGCTGGTCAACGTTGTACAACAACAAGACGTTTGATTGTTCACGAATCGATTTATGATAAAGTAAAAGAATCGTTGGTAAATGCTTACAAACAAATAAAAATAGGTAATCCGTTGGATACAGCAAATCATGTTGGTCCGTTGATCGATAAACATGCGGTTGAAATGTATTCAAATGCTTTAGATAAAATCAATCAAGAAGGAGGAAGTATTATTGTTGAAGGAGGAGTTTTAGAAGGAAATGGTTTTGAAAGTGGTTGTTATGTAAAACCTGTAATTGCTGAGGTTGAGAATCATTATAAAATTGTTCAACACGAAACTTTTGCTCCAATTTTATATTTAATCAAATATTCTGGAGATGTGTTAAATGCCATCGAAATTCAGAATAATGTAGCGCAAGGTTTATCGTCTTCTATCATGACAAATAATCTTCGCGAAGCTGAATTATTCTTGAGTCAACAAGGTTCTGATTGTGGAATTGCAAATGTAAATATCGGAACTTCTGGTGCTGAAATTGGTGGAGCTTTCGGTGGAGAAAAGGAAACTGGAGGTGGACGTGAGTCGGGTTCGGATGCTTGGAAAGCGTATATGCGACGACAAACGAATACAATTAATTATTCGACAGAAGTGCCATTGGCGCAAGGAATTAAGTTTGATTTTTAA
- a CDS encoding alpha/beta fold hydrolase, producing MSIPENVYYRVILPEDEIIATLLIVHGMQEHSGRYENFAKYLADKGILVLLYDHLGHGKTAKIEEDYSFFCLDNPKENLIKTAKELANLLENEYPLLPHFILGHSMGSFITRCLLQEYGNHFDGAIIMGTGGRIPGIKLLSSFLSILNKLIPHKRSQLLNTIFSKSNNKHFQNEENFHETNWLSLDELNRLNFLKDPLCGIPFTVNGFYTLINLNIQATKKNWAKDIPQSLPIYFVSGADDPIGDFGKGVLESYKDLKQNGFQYVTMKLYPNLRHEILNESIKDEVYQDIVDWLTVLINHKKIEQKDV from the coding sequence ATGTCAATACCAGAGAATGTTTATTATAGAGTAATTCTTCCAGAAGATGAAATTATAGCTACTTTACTTATTGTCCATGGTATGCAAGAACATAGTGGGCGATATGAAAATTTTGCAAAGTACTTGGCTGACAAAGGAATTCTAGTTTTGTTATATGATCATTTAGGACATGGAAAAACAGCTAAAATAGAAGAAGATTACAGTTTTTTCTGCTTAGATAATCCAAAAGAAAATTTAATAAAGACGGCAAAAGAGTTAGCTAATTTGTTAGAGAATGAATACCCTTTATTACCACATTTTATTTTGGGGCATTCAATGGGATCGTTTATAACACGTTGCCTACTTCAAGAATATGGAAATCACTTTGATGGTGCTATAATTATGGGAACAGGAGGTAGGATTCCTGGAATTAAATTATTGAGTAGTTTTTTAAGTATTCTAAATAAATTGATTCCTCATAAAAGAAGTCAATTACTTAATACTATTTTTTCAAAATCGAATAATAAACATTTTCAAAATGAAGAAAATTTTCATGAGACTAATTGGCTTAGTTTAGATGAGTTAAATCGTTTAAATTTTCTGAAAGATCCTCTTTGCGGAATACCTTTCACTGTTAACGGTTTTTATACTTTGATTAATTTAAATATACAAGCAACAAAAAAGAATTGGGCAAAAGATATACCGCAATCTTTACCTATTTATTTTGTGAGTGGAGCAGATGATCCAATTGGTGATTTTGGTAAAGGAGTTTTGGAATCGTATAAAGATTTAAAGCAAAATGGATTTCAATATGTAACAATGAAACTATATCCAAACTTGAGACATGAAATATTGAATGAATCTATCAAAGATGAAGTATATCAAGATATTGTAGATTGGTTAACGGTTTTGATAAATCATAAAAAAATAGAGCAAAAAGACGTTTAA
- a CDS encoding carboxymuconolactone decarboxylase family protein — protein sequence MKSRLNIQKLEPKAYEAMYGLENFLANSELDKLYLELIKIRASQINGCAFCINMHTKDAMKLGETNQRIFLLNAWRETTLFTEEERVILAMTEEITNISQHGLSEETYQKALALFSENYIAIIIIAITTINAWNRIAISSHMMV from the coding sequence ATGAAATCACGATTAAACATTCAAAAATTAGAACCAAAAGCTTACGAAGCGATGTATGGTTTAGAGAATTTTTTAGCAAATTCTGAATTAGATAAATTGTATTTAGAGCTTATCAAAATCAGAGCTTCACAAATCAATGGTTGCGCTTTTTGTATTAATATGCACACCAAAGATGCGATGAAATTAGGCGAAACAAATCAACGTATTTTTTTGTTGAATGCGTGGCGAGAAACGACACTTTTTACAGAAGAAGAACGTGTAATATTGGCGATGACCGAAGAAATTACAAATATTAGTCAACATGGTTTATCAGAAGAAACCTATCAAAAAGCTTTGGCACTTTTTTCTGAAAATTATATTGCGATTATCATTATTGCAATTACCACGATTAATGCCTGGAATAGAATTGCGATCAGTTCTCATATGATGGTTTAA
- a CDS encoding metal-dependent hydrolase family protein, whose translation MKIKSIIALFFLATTFTFAQTKQILIENVRILDHQTQALTSPMNVLVSGQKIEKISSAKISSPNQDVVKINGGGKTLMPGLIDVHVHMVFGSLTMAQMMSPDMSEEMLMNKVGEASHKMLMRGFTSVRDAGGPIFPLKLAIDKGKVAGPRIWPSGATISQTAGHGDFRTPDERSRRFFGKASRAEELGATFIADGRYEVLTATRENLRFGASQIKLMAGGGTSSAYDPIDVTQYTFDEMKAAVDAAEDWGTYVMVHAYTPRAVQRAVEAGVKSIEHGQMLDEETLKILAKKGVWLSLQNLMDNNENMDEQRKEKRKPVLDGQDKVWPLAKKLGVKLAWGTDFLFEPELNDEQNSYILRLQKWFTNAEILKMITQDNGELLQLSGLRSPYPGKLGVVEEQALADLILVDGNPLKDLSLIANPDKNFLVIIKDGQIYKNTIKTKK comes from the coding sequence ATGAAAATAAAGTCGATAATAGCACTTTTTTTTCTCGCTACCACTTTTACTTTTGCTCAAACAAAGCAGATTCTGATTGAAAATGTTAGAATTTTAGATCATCAAACTCAAGCATTAACATCACCGATGAATGTTTTGGTTTCTGGTCAAAAAATTGAAAAAATTAGTTCTGCAAAAATTTCTTCACCTAATCAAGATGTTGTAAAAATTAATGGAGGAGGAAAAACGTTGATGCCAGGTTTAATCGATGTTCATGTACACATGGTATTTGGTTCATTGACGATGGCGCAAATGATGTCGCCAGATATGTCAGAAGAAATGTTAATGAATAAAGTTGGCGAAGCTTCCCACAAAATGTTGATGCGAGGTTTTACGAGTGTTCGTGATGCTGGAGGACCAATTTTTCCTTTGAAACTAGCCATTGATAAAGGTAAAGTTGCAGGACCTAGAATTTGGCCTTCAGGAGCAACGATTAGTCAAACGGCTGGTCACGGAGATTTTAGAACTCCTGATGAACGTTCGCGTCGTTTTTTTGGAAAAGCATCTCGTGCAGAGGAATTAGGAGCTACTTTTATTGCTGATGGAAGATATGAAGTTTTGACAGCAACAAGAGAAAATTTACGCTTTGGTGCGAGTCAAATCAAATTGATGGCAGGTGGTGGAACGTCTTCTGCTTATGATCCGATTGATGTTACGCAATATACTTTTGACGAAATGAAAGCGGCTGTTGATGCTGCTGAAGATTGGGGAACGTATGTAATGGTACATGCCTATACGCCGAGAGCTGTGCAACGCGCTGTGGAAGCAGGAGTGAAGTCAATTGAGCATGGTCAAATGTTAGATGAAGAAACTTTGAAAATTCTTGCTAAAAAAGGTGTTTGGTTAAGCCTTCAAAATTTGATGGATAATAATGAAAACATGGACGAGCAGCGAAAAGAAAAACGTAAACCAGTTTTGGATGGTCAAGATAAAGTTTGGCCATTAGCAAAAAAACTTGGTGTGAAGCTCGCATGGGGAACGGATTTCTTGTTTGAACCTGAGTTGAATGATGAGCAAAATAGTTATATTTTACGTCTTCAAAAATGGTTTACAAATGCTGAAATTCTGAAAATGATAACACAAGATAATGGAGAACTGTTGCAATTATCTGGTTTAAGAAGTCCATATCCAGGGAAATTAGGTGTTGTAGAAGAACAAGCTTTAGCAGATTTGATTTTGGTTGATGGAAATCCGTTGAAAGATTTATCATTAATTGCTAATCCTGATAAAAACTTTTTAGTGATTATTAAAGATGGTCAGATTTATAAGAATACAATTAAAACGAAAAAGTAA
- a CDS encoding acyl-CoA dehydrogenase family protein: MNSTTDYFKIDDLLTEEHKLIRQSVRDFVDNEIKPVIDDAAQHHKDIPDLMKKLGAIGALGPYIPEEYGGAGLDQMSYGLIMQELERGDSAVRSAASVQSSLVMYPIFSFGSEEQKRKYLPKLASGEFIGSFGLTEPNHGSNPGGMETRLTKNGDHYILNGAKMWITNSPICDIAVVWARDEEGKIRGVIVERGMQGFTTPETLNKWSLRASKTGELVFENVKIEESHILPEVSSLRGPLSCLNSARYGISWGVIGAAIDCYESALKYSLERTQFGKPIASYQLQQKKLAEFITEITKAQLLCWRLGTLKNENKATPEQISMAKRNNVKMAIDIARESRQIIGAMGIVGDFPMMRHAANLESVITYEGTHDVHLLITGADVTGINAFV; this comes from the coding sequence ATGAATTCAACTACAGATTATTTTAAGATTGATGATTTATTAACCGAAGAACATAAATTAATTCGTCAATCTGTTCGAGATTTTGTGGACAACGAAATAAAACCTGTTATAGATGATGCTGCGCAACATCACAAAGACATTCCAGATTTAATGAAAAAATTAGGTGCAATTGGCGCTTTAGGACCTTATATTCCTGAAGAATATGGAGGCGCTGGTTTAGATCAAATGTCGTATGGATTAATCATGCAAGAATTAGAACGCGGCGATTCGGCTGTTCGTTCTGCTGCATCAGTACAATCTTCGTTAGTGATGTATCCAATTTTTTCTTTTGGATCAGAAGAACAAAAGCGAAAATATTTACCAAAATTAGCTTCAGGAGAATTCATTGGAAGTTTCGGGTTAACTGAACCAAATCACGGTTCAAATCCAGGTGGAATGGAAACTCGTTTAACTAAAAATGGTGATCACTATATTTTAAATGGAGCAAAAATGTGGATTACAAATTCACCAATTTGTGATATTGCAGTTGTTTGGGCAAGAGATGAAGAAGGAAAAATTCGTGGTGTAATTGTAGAACGCGGTATGCAAGGTTTTACAACACCAGAAACTTTGAATAAATGGTCATTAAGAGCTTCAAAAACAGGTGAATTAGTTTTCGAAAATGTGAAGATCGAAGAATCTCATATTTTACCAGAAGTAAGTAGTTTACGTGGACCTTTATCGTGTTTAAATTCGGCTCGATACGGAATTTCTTGGGGTGTAATTGGTGCTGCAATTGATTGTTATGAATCTGCTTTGAAATATTCATTAGAACGAACACAATTTGGAAAACCGATTGCTTCTTATCAATTACAGCAGAAAAAATTAGCTGAATTTATTACAGAAATTACGAAAGCTCAGTTGTTATGTTGGCGATTAGGAACGTTGAAAAACGAAAATAAAGCAACTCCTGAACAAATTTCTATGGCAAAACGCAACAATGTAAAAATGGCTATTGATATTGCGAGAGAATCTCGTCAAATTATTGGAGCAATGGGAATTGTTGGCGATTTCCCTATGATGCGACATGCTGCAAATCTTGAATCTGTAATTACATACGAAGGAACGCATGATGTCCATTTATTGATTACTGGAGCAGATGTGACAGGAATTAATGCTTTTGTATAA